In the genome of Luteitalea pratensis, the window AGCCAACCTCACTTCGTTCGTCTGGCTCCTGCAGGTAGGCTTCAGGCACTCGTCCGTTCGCCTGCGGCTCACGGCCTCGGGCTCGAATCCGGCGACGGCGATCGCCCATTCTGCACATCGCTCGTCTGGCTCCTCCAGGTAGGCTTCAGGCTCGCGTCCGCTCGCCATCCGGCTCGCGCCCGCGGGCTCGAATCCGGCGTTGGCGATCCGTCAGTCACGTTCTGCCCGTATGGCTCCTGCAGGTAGGCTTCAGGCACTCGTCCGTTCGCCTGCGGCTCACGCCTCGGTGAACACCCAAATCCGGCGACGGCGATCGCCCATCCTGCACTTCGCGCGTCTGGCTCCTCCGGGCAGGCTTCAGGCACGCGTCCGCTCGCCATTCGGCTCGCGCCCGCGGGCTCGAATCCGGCGGTGGCGATCCGCAGCCCAATAAATCCAATAAAATCAGCGACTTGCAAGCAGGATGAGCCCGGTCTTGTCCGCCTAAGTCATTGATTGGTCAGTGTTGCGGGTGCAGCGCCTGACTGGACGATGTCCGCAACTGGTTCGATAGATGCTGTGTTGACATCGTGTATACAGCGCGCTAGAGTAGGGACATTGATGTCTCGACATGGGCGTCACAATAGAGAGCAAACCATGGCAGCCCCTGCAACCGCCGCGCGGACACGAACCATCAATATCCGCATCGAGGAAGAGCGACGCACGCTCATCGATCGAGCCGCTGCAGTTGCCGGGAAGGACCGTACTCAGTTCGTTCTGAACGCAGCAACCCGTGAAGCGACAACTGTACTTCTCGACCAGCGGTATTTTCAGCTGGACACAGCTGCGTTCGCGAAGTTCAACGCTGCCCTGGATGCGTCTCCCGCCGAGAACCCGCGGCTGCGCGAGCTTCTCTCTAGAAAAGCTCCCTGGGAACGATGAGTGCGGCAGGAATTAGCGCTCCAGAGCACCTGACAGCCGAGCACGACGTCAGCTCTTTCGACTCCGGTACGCCTGAACTCGACAATTGGCTGAAACGCCGAGCGCTTGCGAATGAGGCGCTGGGCACTTCACGGACCTACGTCGTGACAGAAGGCGGACGTGTGGTCGCCTTCTATGCGCTTGCAAACGGCGCCGTTGCTCACAAGGACGTGTTCGCCAAAACGAAGCGCAACATGCCGGATCCAATTCCGGTGATGGTGCTTGCGCGTTCGGCCGTCGATTCCGCCTACCAGAAACAAGGTCTTGGTTCCGCGCTTCTAAGGGACGCCCTATTCCGCACCATCGCGGCCGCTCAAATCGCTGGCATTCGCGCGGTGCTGCTTCACGCGATGTCAGATGACGCGAAGCGCACCTATGCACGTGCCGGATTTCACGAGGGTCCGGTCGATCCAATGATGATGATGATTACGCTCGCAGAGGTTGAGAAGAACCTCAGCCCGCCCAGCGCGAGCTGAGGATTGCAACAACAGGACCGGTGGCCCCGATCCTGACGAGCGCACAAAAATCGTGGCCTGACTCGTCTGAACATCGACAGTGGTGAAGTCATCCATCAATCTTCAGGCCGCTCAGTTCAGTGCTCGATACGCGTCGTTTGCGAGATCGACGACTTCATGACCGTCCCACGCTCGCGCCCAGGGTGAGGAGAAGCTCGTCCAGTTGCGCGAACGTTTCGACCGTCGCATCCGCCGCCCCGGTGCCGGCAGCGTCGAGCGCTTCCTTCGAGGAATAGAGCTCGTGCATGACCAGCAGCGTCTGGCCATGCTTTTCCTCGAATGTCACCGTGGTGACAGGCCCACCCTCACCGCCTTCCTCGTTGGTCCACACGAGGCGCGAGTGCGGTGTCACTTCGAGGTACGTGCCGAAGAACGCCATACCATCGGGTTCGAACTCGAGACGGTACTTGCCCCCGACACGAACATCCATCTCACAGGAACGCAGGGACATGCCCATCGACCGCGGCAACCACCACTGCCTGAACAGCTCGGGCCTGGTCCACGCCTCGAACACGATGCGGGCCGGGCCGTTGAAGGTTCGGGTAACGACTAGCTCACGCTCGGACTTCCGCTCCACCGTCGTGCGGTTCTTCATGGGCGTGGGCTCACTCTCTCTTCTTGCGTCCATCAACCTTCTCCTTCCGTTTCAGTTCCTCGACAACCTTGTCCAGCTCGTCGAACCGTGCATCCCAGAGCTGGCGGTACCTCTCGATCCATGCCGCCTCTTCATCCAGTCTGTGCAGGCCGAGCCTGCAGGTCCGCACGCGCCCGACCTTCGCCGTGGTGACGAGCCCCGCCTGCTCCAGGACGCCGACGTGCTTCTTCATGCCCGTTAGGGTCATGTGGAACTTGTCGGCAAGGTCGGTGATCGAAGCGTCTGCACGCCCGAGTTGCTCCAGAACACCGCGTCGGGTGGCGTCCGAGAGCGCGGCAAACGCGGCATCGAAGCGGGTCCGCGAATACAGAACCATATGGTTCAGTATATAGCATTCGGATTGGCGGCATGCAAGGCGAGGCGTCTACCCGCCTCGGCTTCACCGACGACTTCCGCGTGGAGCTCGCGTGGGCCAGGCCCTCGGGGCGGTGCTGTTACTCGCGCCGGCGCCGGCGCCTCTGAAGGAGTGGGCATACGCCGCCTTCGCCTCCGGCCGCAATGACGCCCCACGCTCCGGATCAACAGTTGATTGGCCTGGGCGGCTCCGTCATGTAGCCTCATTTCGAAAGTCGCCCGCGCCCAGAGTTGGTGACAGAGAGAGCGCCAGGCGGGGCGTCAAATCGCCGCCGACCCACTCGAAGAAGTCCCTCCCGAGCTGCCGAAACCGAAGGTAATTCCTGACTGGTCCACGGTCTCGATAAGTGTCCTTGTCGCGGCATGGAACGTGTACTGCTTCCCTTCACACAACTCGGGGAAAGGCCCTTCGACGATGGCAACCTGCAAATCTGCGCCGAATTGCGGCTTCCATTCATAGCCGGGAAGGTCCGGGCCGTGGTGCGCGGCGACGATCCGACCGGATCGCGTGTCATAAGCGATGAACGTCCTGATCATGGTGTATCCCTAAGTTAGAACTGAAAAATGTTGATCTGCGCGGTGGCGACGACCCAGTTTTCAACATCAAGACGGAACTCGATCGAAGCGCAATCGCGGATCGCCACGGCATTCTGTGTGCGTCCCATACTGTTCGGAGACGGGGCGAAGAGTTTTCCGTCGGGACCCCAGGCCGTCCATCGCGCGATGTAGGCGGTCGCGTGCCGCTCCATGTCCGGCTCAGTCGAATAATGATCGACCCCCGAGAGCGAGATGGTGGCGTAGACATTCTGGCCCGGTGAGCCGATGAAGTGAAAATAGGAATTGGAAAAGGTGCCGGTGAATACACTGGCAGAGATCCAGAAACCATCGACCGATTGCAGCATGTCGGATTTCCTTCGGACCGTCTGTTCGAGGAGCCGATTCAAGGACGGTCGAACTGAATCGGCAGACGCAGAATTTCATTGCGCCGAGATCGTGCCAGGCAAAGGTCGCTGTTGGCAGCCGGTGTTGCGTCGAGCGGGCCAAGGATAGCCATTTCAAGAACGCGAAACGGAGTGTGGTGGAGTCCGCGGGACGGGTCAAGCGTGATTTCGTTGGCAACGGGTTGTTCTGCGCGCAAATCGTGGCACTTCCGCGCGGTCCTCGACATCCTCTTCATCGCCGCTCTGGCGTTCTTCTGCGCGCGCGGGACTGACAGTCGGCAATGATGGTCGTCGCACGTGTGCGTATCGAAGGTCCATCTGAACACGCATGGCGTCGAAGTGATGTGACTGTCACGTCGTGCGGAGGCCTGCGCGATCATCGCGTCTGTTGCGCGAACGCGTCCGCGACTCGAAGTGCCAGCGAGGACGTGTTCGCGTGCGCCATGTTCGACGTGACCGCGATGACGATGCCGCTGTCGCGCCCCGTCAGCAGCGACATCACCATGCCACCGGCGAGCTCACCGTTGACGCTGTCGGGGTGGGTCGCCAGTGCGAAGCGCACGAGATCGAACGGCGTCGAATAGAACGCCATCCCGTTCGCGCAACAGGCCAGGTCGCGCATGTACATCAGTCGTCGTCCACGGCCGGGATTGTCATCGGATCTCGGAACATAGAACGTCGCGCGGTGGCCCGGCAGCGGGTACTCCGCGGGCATGAGGCCGAGCGGCTGCCAGATGACGTGGCGGAGGAGCGTGAGGGGCGGGAAGTCCTCTCCCTCCTCGCCGATCGCTTCAGGGCTCCATTCTTTCGCCGCATCAGCCCCGGTGTTGGTCAGCCCGAGCCGCGCAGCGGCGGCGCTGACCGCGGACGCCGCGGTGCCGATGTTGAACCGCGTGTCGGGCGTGACGGGCGTCCGTGTCACGACGTCCCGCCATCCGAACCCTTCGGCCCAGATGACGGTGCCGCCGGCACCGACCGCCACGGACACCCCGGGCAGGTTCTGCTCCAATACGGCTGCGCGCACGAGCTCCCGAGCGCGCTCGACGGCCGCCGTATGTTGCGGTGACGGCGCGGAGGCGACGACCGATGGCACCTCCTGCGACTGCGGGAAGAGTGGCGCCGTCACAACGACCGCGTGGGTCAGAAACGCCGCGAACGCGGCGACGACGACGCCAACGGCAAGCGCGCTGCGAGCAGCCCACATCGGCAGCCGGTTGCGCGCCGCCCTCACACCGAGCACGACGCCGACCACCATCAGCAGCATGCCGATGACCGCGGCGCCTGGCGCGTCGTCGGCGTTGGCCACATAGATTCCCATGGCCGCGATGGCCAGGCCGAGGGCGATCAGGGTGA includes:
- a CDS encoding DUF1778 domain-containing protein, which translates into the protein MAAPATAARTRTINIRIEEERRTLIDRAAAVAGKDRTQFVLNAATREATTVLLDQRYFQLDTAAFAKFNAALDASPAENPRLRELLSRKAPWER
- a CDS encoding GNAT family N-acetyltransferase, producing MSAAGISAPEHLTAEHDVSSFDSGTPELDNWLKRRALANEALGTSRTYVVTEGGRVVAFYALANGAVAHKDVFAKTKRNMPDPIPVMVLARSAVDSAYQKQGLGSALLRDALFRTIAAAQIAGIRAVLLHAMSDDAKRTYARAGFHEGPVDPMMMMITLAEVEKNLSPPSAS
- a CDS encoding SRPBCC domain-containing protein: MKNRTTVERKSERELVVTRTFNGPARIVFEAWTRPELFRQWWLPRSMGMSLRSCEMDVRVGGKYRLEFEPDGMAFFGTYLEVTPHSRLVWTNEEGGEGGPVTTVTFEEKHGQTLLVMHELYSSKEALDAAGTGAADATVETFAQLDELLLTLGASVGRS
- a CDS encoding ArsR/SmtB family transcription factor yields the protein MVLYSRTRFDAAFAALSDATRRGVLEQLGRADASITDLADKFHMTLTGMKKHVGVLEQAGLVTTAKVGRVRTCRLGLHRLDEEAAWIERYRQLWDARFDELDKVVEELKRKEKVDGRKKRE
- a CDS encoding serine hydrolase, with product MTTAVLNPVKAFTLIALGLAIAAMGIYVANADDAPGAAVIGMLLMVVGVVLGVRAARNRLPMWAARSALAVGVVVAAFAAFLTHAVVVTAPLFPQSQEVPSVVASAPSPQHTAAVERARELVRAAVLEQNLPGVSVAVGAGGTVIWAEGFGWRDVVTRTPVTPDTRFNIGTAASAVSAAAARLGLTNTGADAAKEWSPEAIGEEGEDFPPLTLLRHVIWQPLGLMPAEYPLPGHRATFYVPRSDDNPGRGRRLMYMRDLACCANGMAFYSTPFDLVRFALATHPDSVNGELAGGMVMSLLTGRDSGIVIAVTSNMAHANTSSLALRVADAFAQQTR